The Sphingobacteriales bacterium genome has a segment encoding these proteins:
- a CDS encoding uracil-DNA glycosylase family protein, with amino-acid sequence MTPLAALLSDIKACTICKDVLPFAPNPVLRVQETSKILIIGQAPGLRVQLTNLSWNDRSGDELRRWLGVSRTQFYDTDIFSIMPLGFCYPGRGTHGDLPPRPECAPAWHRRVLALLPDISLVLLIGQYAQRYYLGKTAYPTLTETVSKAEQYLPLYFPLVHPSPRNKRWHIKNPWFATDTIPLLQSVVQPYLSS; translated from the coding sequence ATGACCCCACTCGCCGCACTGCTCTCCGACATCAAGGCTTGTACGATTTGCAAAGACGTACTGCCTTTTGCGCCCAATCCGGTGTTGCGAGTGCAGGAAACTTCCAAAATTCTCATTATCGGACAAGCTCCCGGGTTGCGTGTTCAACTCACCAACCTGTCATGGAACGACCGTAGCGGCGATGAATTGCGCCGTTGGTTGGGTGTGAGCCGTACTCAATTTTATGATACCGACATTTTCAGTATTATGCCTCTGGGGTTCTGTTATCCGGGCAGGGGCACACACGGCGATTTGCCGCCCCGCCCCGAATGTGCCCCCGCTTGGCATCGGCGCGTATTGGCGTTGTTGCCCGACATTTCATTAGTATTGCTCATCGGGCAATATGCGCAACGCTATTATCTCGGCAAAACGGCATACCCTACCCTCACCGAAACCGTTTCAAAGGCAGAACAATATTTACCTTTGTATTTTCCCTTGGTTCACCCTTCGCCGCGCAACAAACGCTGGCATATCAAAAATCCTTGGTTCGCCACTGATACCATACCTTTGTTGCAAAGTGTAGTGCAGCCTTATTTATCATCATAA
- a CDS encoding VCBS repeat-containing protein produces the protein MRSAYIFLLLCCAAVGCRNNEPTTTDANNAAANPANALFTPLNYEESGITFKNRIVEQGKFNIFTYEYLYNGAGVAVGDINNDGLTDIYFSGNMVPNKLFLNKGNLKFEDITETAGVDCNQGYKPR, from the coding sequence ATGCGCTCTGCTTACATCTTCCTGCTCCTCTGTTGTGCTGCTGTCGGCTGCCGCAACAACGAACCCACCACCACTGATGCCAACAATGCCGCCGCCAATCCCGCCAATGCGCTCTTCACTCCCTTGAATTATGAAGAAAGCGGTATCACTTTTAAAAACCGCATCGTAGAGCAGGGGAAATTTAATATTTTCACCTATGAATACCTGTACAACGGAGCAGGCGTAGCCGTAGGCGACATCAACAATGACGGGCTGACGGATATTTATTTTTCGGGAAATATGGTTCCGAACAAATTATTTTTGAATAAAGGAAATTTAAAATTTGAAGATATTACGGAGACGGCAGGTGTGGACTGCAACCAAGGTTATAAACCCAGATAA
- a CDS encoding VCBS repeat-containing protein — MTAGKICLLPTVCAEIYGIDSIKKYQQSNPQQQIKIDELLKALPSVPLSNYLYHNKGNLVFENIAADWGLGKPNFTNGCAYADLDNDGDLDLVMNHLDELSVIYRNNAQNQQAQNNYLRIRLEGDGKNPNGIGSVVKITLPDGSQQIRNLMPTRGYLSTVEPYLHFGLGKETAVAKIEIFWANGKYQMMEDLKANQAASFKIAEAQGSAPPTTSPKPLFENITTATVQHFSPENDYIDFKREPLLPHKFSQGGPNLSGGDVNGDGLQDFFVGGCKGQAGAIYLQQKNGKFERSKANTLTFAADSSYEDAESLLLDTDQDGDLDLYVVSGGNEYEAESPFYQDRLYINDGKGNFGRSTQPLPKTIHSGACIAAHDIDGDGDLDLFRGGKVISGQYPLPPRSYLLRNDQGIFTDITEQAAPALKKYRYGDNRTMG; from the coding sequence ATGACGGCTGGCAAGATTTGTTTGTTGCCAACGGTTTGCGCCGAGATCTATGGTATAGATTCTATCAAAAAATATCAGCAGAGCAATCCGCAACAACAAATCAAAATAGACGAATTGCTCAAAGCCCTGCCCAGTGTGCCTTTATCTAATTATTTGTACCACAACAAAGGGAATCTTGTTTTTGAAAATATAGCCGCCGACTGGGGTTTGGGAAAACCCAACTTCACCAACGGCTGTGCTTATGCCGATTTGGACAATGACGGCGATTTGGATTTAGTGATGAATCACTTGGACGAGCTTTCCGTCATTTACCGCAACAATGCTCAAAATCAGCAGGCACAAAACAATTATTTGCGCATACGGCTCGAAGGAGATGGAAAAAATCCAAACGGCATAGGCAGTGTGGTAAAAATCACGTTGCCCGACGGCAGCCAACAAATCCGCAATCTGATGCCCACACGCGGCTATCTTTCTACCGTAGAACCCTACCTGCATTTTGGTTTGGGAAAAGAAACGGCTGTGGCTAAAATAGAGATTTTTTGGGCAAACGGAAAATATCAGATGATGGAAGATTTGAAAGCGAATCAGGCGGCTTCTTTCAAAATCGCCGAAGCACAGGGCAGTGCGCCGCCGACTACTTCTCCGAAACCGCTTTTTGAAAATATCACCACCGCAACCGTGCAGCATTTCAGCCCCGAAAATGATTATATCGATTTCAAGCGCGAGCCGCTGCTGCCGCATAAATTTTCGCAGGGAGGTCCTAATCTAAGTGGTGGTGATGTAAACGGCGATGGTTTGCAGGATTTTTTTGTAGGCGGCTGCAAAGGGCAGGCAGGAGCTATTTATTTACAACAAAAAAACGGAAAATTTGAACGCAGTAAAGCCAATACCCTCACCTTCGCTGCCGACAGCAGCTACGAAGATGCCGAAAGCCTCTTGTTGGATACCGACCAAGACGGCGATTTGGATTTGTATGTCGTAAGCGGCGGCAATGAATACGAAGCCGAAAGTCCTTTTTATCAAGACCGCCTCTATATCAATGACGGTAAAGGGAATTTCGGCAGAAGCACGCAACCTTTGCCCAAAACCATACACAGCGGTGCTTGCATCGCTGCCCACGATATAGACGGCGACGGCGATTTGGATTTATTCAGAGGCGGAAAAGTGATTTCGGGACAATATCCGCTGCCACCGCGCAGCTATTTATTGCGCAACGACCAGGGCATTTTTACCGACATCACCGAACAAGCCGCGCCCGCCCTCAAAAAATATAGGTATGGTGACAACCGCACTATGGGCTGA
- a CDS encoding HAD hydrolase family protein, with translation MNKVHFFEKLKGIKAFFLDIDGVLTNGNLLITENGELLRTMHVKDGYALKKAVDEGYFVAVISGGKSEGVRIRLQRLGIEEVHLGVQDKVAVFEELCRQYGLQRHETVFMGDDFPDYEVLQKAEAATCPCDAAPAIMELCDYISPYKGGEGCVRDLIESTLRLQGKWNEPLASNE, from the coding sequence ATGAACAAAGTACATTTTTTTGAAAAACTGAAAGGTATTAAAGCGTTTTTTTTAGATATAGACGGCGTGCTGACCAATGGCAATTTGCTCATTACCGAAAATGGCGAACTGCTGCGCACTATGCATGTAAAAGACGGCTACGCCCTCAAAAAAGCAGTAGACGAGGGTTATTTTGTGGCGGTAATCAGCGGCGGGAAATCGGAAGGAGTGCGCATAAGATTGCAGCGTTTGGGAATTGAGGAAGTGCATTTGGGCGTACAAGATAAAGTAGCGGTTTTTGAAGAATTGTGTCGTCAATACGGGCTTCAACGCCACGAAACCGTTTTTATGGGCGATGATTTTCCTGATTACGAAGTGCTACAAAAAGCCGAAGCCGCCACCTGCCCCTGTGATGCTGCCCCTGCCATTATGGAATTGTGCGATTATATATCGCCTTACAAGGGCGGCGAAGGCTGTGTGCGCGACCTCATAGAAAGCACTTTACGCTTGCAAGGAAAATGGAACGAGCCTTTGGCGAGCAACGAATAA
- a CDS encoding aminotransferase class I/II-fold pyridoxal phosphate-dependent enzyme translates to MRFSIPSKFPEMGTTIFTLMSQVAQECGAINLSQGFPDYDCSPHLQSLVYEYMRRGFNQYAPMAGAMPLREAIARKVELLYGTILQPATDITITAGATQAIHNAITAVLHAGDEAIVFEPNYDSYVPAIELCGAKPLFVRLESPDYRIPWQQVRAVISSRTRLLIVNSPHNPSGSVLRAEDIEALRRLCNDYPQLCIISDEVYEHLIFDGRTHHSMLRYPDLLERSFVCFSFGKLFHNTGWKVGYCIAPTALSAESRKIHQFNVFCVNHPVQLALADFLDDATSYRSLATEYARKRDLFAECLAPSRFRLLPCEGSYFQCADYSAISAEEDRTFVQRLAREYGVAAIPVSAFYHDGFQQTTLRFCFAKKDETLYRAAEKLVKV, encoded by the coding sequence ATGCGTTTTTCTATTCCTTCCAAATTTCCCGAAATGGGTACTACCATTTTTACGCTGATGTCACAGGTGGCGCAGGAGTGCGGAGCTATTAATTTATCGCAGGGCTTTCCTGATTACGACTGTTCGCCGCACTTGCAAAGTTTGGTATATGAATATATGCGACGCGGCTTCAACCAATACGCACCCATGGCGGGAGCAATGCCGCTGCGCGAAGCCATTGCCCGCAAAGTGGAATTGCTCTACGGCACTATCCTCCAGCCCGCTACCGACATCACCATCACTGCCGGAGCTACACAAGCCATTCATAATGCTATTACTGCGGTGCTGCACGCCGGCGATGAAGCCATTGTTTTTGAGCCGAATTACGATTCTTATGTACCCGCCATTGAATTATGCGGTGCAAAACCGCTTTTTGTGCGCTTGGAAAGCCCCGACTATCGTATTCCCTGGCAACAGGTACGAGCCGTTATCAGTTCGCGCACCCGTCTGCTCATCGTCAATTCGCCGCACAATCCCAGTGGCAGCGTGCTGCGTGCAGAAGACATTGAAGCATTGCGCCGTTTGTGCAACGACTATCCTCAACTTTGTATCATCAGCGATGAAGTATATGAACATTTGATTTTTGATGGTCGCACGCACCACAGTATGTTGCGCTATCCCGATTTATTGGAGCGTTCTTTTGTGTGTTTTTCTTTCGGAAAATTATTTCACAATACAGGCTGGAAAGTGGGTTATTGTATTGCACCCACTGCTTTGAGTGCCGAGTCGCGGAAAATTCATCAATTTAATGTGTTTTGTGTCAATCACCCCGTACAGTTGGCGTTAGCGGATTTTTTAGACGATGCCACTTCTTATCGTTCTTTGGCTACCGAATATGCCCGCAAGCGCGACCTTTTTGCGGAATGTCTTGCACCTTCACGCTTTCGGTTGCTGCCCTGCGAGGGTTCTTATTTTCAGTGTGCGGATTATTCGGCGATTTCGGCGGAAGAAGACCGCACTTTCGTGCAGCGATTGGCACGGGAATACGGCGTGGCGGCAATTCCGGTGTCGGCGTTTTATCACGATGGCTTCCAACAAACAACCCTACGTTTTTGCTTTGCCAAAAAAGACGAAACCTTATATCGCGCTGCCGAAAAATTGGTAAAAGTATAG
- a CDS encoding VCBS repeat-containing protein, whose amino-acid sequence MVTTALWADTDGDQQSELIIAGEWLPITILKQKNNVFEATESGTANSKGWWNVLLAEDMDGDGDLDLIGGNRGLNCKITATEQEPATIDAKDFDKNGSVDALISYYIQGKSYPMYMRDQLFERLPYLKRRLLRYKNYSGKSIAEILNKEELQDALHLEAKNFATTYFENTGKGVFTAKTLPIYAQFSTVQAMAVRDFDGDGIKDILLCGNDYSPEVATVRYDASVGLLLKGMKNGTFAPIHPLVSGFKVRGEAKYLLPLQTASGEEIYIIAQTNDSLQVYRKRKG is encoded by the coding sequence ATGGTGACAACCGCACTATGGGCTGATACAGACGGCGACCAACAAAGCGAACTCATCATTGCGGGCGAATGGTTGCCGATAACCATATTGAAGCAAAAAAACAACGTTTTTGAAGCAACAGAAAGCGGAACTGCCAATAGCAAAGGCTGGTGGAATGTGTTGCTCGCCGAAGATATGGACGGCGACGGCGACCTAGACCTCATCGGCGGCAATCGCGGCTTAAACTGCAAAATAACCGCCACCGAACAAGAACCCGCCACCATAGATGCCAAGGATTTTGACAAAAACGGCAGTGTTGATGCGCTTATTTCTTATTATATACAGGGAAAAAGCTATCCGATGTACATGCGCGACCAGCTTTTTGAACGGCTGCCTTATTTGAAACGCCGCCTTTTGCGCTACAAAAATTATTCGGGAAAAAGCATAGCCGAAATTTTAAATAAAGAAGAACTCCAAGACGCGCTGCATTTAGAAGCCAAAAATTTTGCCACCACTTACTTTGAAAATACGGGCAAGGGCGTTTTTACCGCCAAAACACTGCCGATATACGCACAATTTTCTACGGTGCAAGCAATGGCAGTCCGCGATTTTGACGGCGACGGCATCAAAGATATATTGCTCTGCGGCAACGACTACTCGCCCGAAGTAGCCACCGTGCGCTACGATGCCTCGGTGGGTCTGCTGCTCAAAGGAATGAAAAACGGCACTTTCGCGCCCATACACCCCTTAGTGAGTGGTTTTAAAGTGCGCGGCGAAGCCAAATATCTGCTGCCTTTGCAGACGGCTTCGGGCGAAGAAATTTACATCATCGCCCAAACGAATGATAGTTTGCAGGTGTATAGAAAAAGGAAGGGGTAG
- a CDS encoding rhomboid family intramembrane serine protease translates to MKQELEHLKDNLFVPFVFVLILWIVQVVQVLFNIDLGYYGVLPRTQYGLQGILFYPFIHGDWGHLFSNSIPVFVLLFILLTSYRTIAWRVWILIWLLSGVGIWLFGRENFHIGASGLIYGLAFFIFFSGIFRRDLKSMAVALLVAFLYGGIVWGLLPLQEGVSFEGHITGAVAGMFCAYYYRSVNLPPKKQWNEPDPHAPHIERQFWVREKNEDVL, encoded by the coding sequence ATGAAACAAGAATTAGAACACCTGAAAGATAATTTATTTGTACCTTTTGTGTTTGTATTGATTTTGTGGATAGTGCAGGTGGTTCAAGTCCTTTTTAATATTGATTTGGGCTACTACGGCGTATTGCCGCGCACACAATACGGTTTGCAGGGCATTTTATTTTATCCTTTTATTCACGGCGATTGGGGGCATTTGTTTTCCAACAGTATTCCTGTTTTTGTGCTGCTTTTTATTTTGCTCACCTCTTATCGCACGATCGCTTGGCGAGTGTGGATACTGATATGGCTGTTGTCGGGTGTGGGAATTTGGCTCTTCGGGCGCGAAAATTTTCATATAGGAGCCAGTGGTTTGATTTACGGTTTGGCGTTTTTTATATTTTTTAGCGGTATTTTTCGCCGCGACCTCAAATCTATGGCGGTGGCTTTGTTGGTGGCGTTTTTGTATGGCGGTATTGTATGGGGCTTGTTGCCTTTGCAGGAGGGCGTTTCTTTTGAAGGGCATATCACCGGAGCTGTTGCGGGCATGTTCTGCGCTTATTATTATCGTTCCGTTAATTTACCGCCCAAAAAACAATGGAACGAACCCGACCCCCATGCGCCGCATATAGAAAGGCAGTTTTGGGTGCGCGAAAAAAATGAAGATGTGCTGTAA